In Polyodon spathula isolate WHYD16114869_AA chromosome 11, ASM1765450v1, whole genome shotgun sequence, one genomic interval encodes:
- the LOC121322878 gene encoding bromodomain adjacent to zinc finger domain protein 2B-like isoform X11 — MESGERLASPPSASSSVPSASSTATATAPSKGSLSTGATALSATLTTCGHLFRASGDQPFTLSAVSSAFPMVNHPAFGLYTTSSGRSEFGGLGTLGASAALATHPQLGPFPEWWRTSDAHACAGATFFPPLLRIPPLFAAPVQNADSSSFQSRTASKNGRGAQKGMNGAVNGSSNTLPSGVNTSAMAVTVLGSSGQTKVANSSGRGRKCNQEQTNSQLQDKAADKPKDKKLRKKLDDSSSNSDSESGSSSDTSSEGVSSSDSEDDDDDDDEEDDDDQSNEESEDDDSNSESEARVKDKTKVLMQNVKEAKKDGQKAVEDKEPQDKTTNQQRHFASDPETRKQPQVLSQQLPLVFQSSEAKDEMGKKHLSVIHSTGLAASTKPLALVTQARKESFPKPHFSSLEILNTGNKNTTEEPGSQINDLRLKQSFYLQEQFKLAFPVQLKKQQELYKNQKKVASALSSPKPTTDSPASQKLTPANRNHSNIFLSNTLLGHHQPNGVIQSAIQDSPLALTTKPRSQPKSNDKPVLNSSSASFPSPVNLCTSGKNHSSNQMMPTRPSTSPALSRVSGKDKAIGAMVTPVGKAPSHLVQSLLDQFRGAESDIPSSKDSDDSIEDEDDEDDDEDDDDEDEEDEEDSDDSQSESVSNFDSDSDGSEDDEKDHEEIETDTEGEKTPLKLNKTAPSPTNCTPLNLQVIKTPNSAPSALLTVPGSPAYHSTPSSSYTHSTSPGSAKRRRVTDERELQIPLEYGWQREARIREIGGRLQGEVAYYAPCGKKLRQYPEVMKYLTRNGITDITRDNFSFSAKIRVGDFYEARDGPQGMQWSLLNKEEVIPRIRAMEGRRGRPPNPDRMRSGDGSRMRRRKGRPPNVGASEILSNTDAKLIRRLEAQEIARQAAQIKLMRKLEKQALARAAKEARKQQAIMAAEEKRKQKEQIKIFKQQEKIKRIQQIRLEKELRAQQILEEKEMRRQQAILLKHQERERRRQHMMLLKAVDARKKAEEKERLKQEKKDEKRLNKERKLELRRLELEIAKELKKPNEDMCLADHKPLPELNRIPGLVLNGSTFSDCLMVVQFLRTFGKVLGFDISVDVPHLSVLQEGLLNVGDSMGEVQDLLVRLLSAVVCDPGLPPGCRAKTALGDHLTNIGINRDNVSEILQIYMEAHCGQTELTESLETKAFQAHTPMQKASILAFLVNELACSKSVVSEIDKNIDHMSNLRRDKWIVEGKLRKLRIIHAKKTGKRDTSGCADGGEEQQALGTPTAGRKRKQKGGDSDDDDDDDDDDDSDEQGDEEEDEEDDGKKGKKVEACEDEDDGYQTTSVEELEKQIEKLTKQQSQFRRKLFESSHSLRSMMFGQDRYKRRYWVLPQCGGVFVEALESGEGQEELAKERERLKNAEMIQVKEEPPEVPEEKPLDIISLNIGGAESREKGKQKDNPNLFLQKPGSFSKLSKLLEVAKMSPELDTLNQKPNGSQASIPTMIPSPSHTISQSALSPQPAVSQGCSDSKPDSTLNLFNPHLNSPGKFYSSPLLPNDQLLRVLTEKSGQWFSLLPRTPCDDTSVTHPTMPTTSSPKSSTMRSKSPSPSPAPILVSGSPQHPVGLNPFAFSALQMKPGLHLMGLPFCGWPSGMLSPNLPFTSSPLPHALNSGFGVTEGNHNPFLAASVSTSKSESPVPQNEKPPSAPSPAIEVAKPVDYPCPRPIPEEMQTGWWRVTDAEELRTLVKVLHLRGIREKALQKQIQKHMDYISQACSKNRDVAIMEISNNEENQVTQETLESWCVEEQAMDMDIAILQQVEELERRVASASLQVKGWIYPEPHSEREDLVYYEHKPLTKLKPEEDNVGEKQDCSDSSIVRHINNPLDIAVTRLAELERNIERRYLKSPLSTTIQIKLDNVGTVTVPAPAPSNSGDGDGGEEDIAPGLKVWRKALSEVRSAAQVALCIQQLQKSIAWEKSIMKVYCQICRKGDNEELLLLCDGCDKGCHTYCHRPKITTIPEGDWFCPACIAKASGQSPRSKKLQNRGVRKGNDVKCSKKLSVAGDVSEDDAASTSSTPKKGGKEPKKRKGDENTSLNQTKQESSSCVKKAKTARDNAKDLALCSLILSELETHEDAWPFLLPVNLKLVSGYKKVIKKPMAFATIREKLDSCQYQNLEAFVVDVRLVFDNCETFNEDDSDIGRAGHNMRRFFEIRWTELFQTS; from the exons ATGGAGTCTGGAGAGCGGCTGGCCTCCCCACCATCAGCCTCCTCCTCTGTGCCCTCTGCCTCCTCGACAGCCACAGCAACAGCCCCCTCCAAAGGCAGTCTATCCACAGGGGCCACTGCACTGAGCGCCACACTCACCACCTGCG GGCATTTGTTCCGGGCATCCGGGGATCAGCCATTCACCTTGTCCGCTGTATCAAGTGCCTTCCCAATGGTCAATCACCCAGCCTTCGGTCTCTACACTACAAGCTCAGGGCGTTCAGAGTTTGGAGGCCTGGGAACACTTGGTGCATCTGCAGCCTTAGCGACACATCCTCAGCTCGGGCCTTTTCCAG AATGGTGGCGAACATCAGATGCCCACGCTTGTGCTGGTGCAACTTTCTTCCCACCTCTTCTGAGAATTCCTCCTCTCTTTGCTGCGCCAGTTCAGAATGCGGATTCCAGTTCATTCCAATCCCGGACAGCAAGTAAGAATGGCCGAGGAGCACAGAAAG GAATGAATGGTGCCGTAAATGGGAGCAGCAATACACTGCCATCTGGAGTGAACACATCTGCAATGGCTGTCACAGTATTAGGGTCATCAGGGCAAACAAAAGTAGCAAACTCTAGTGGAAGAGGTCGGAAATGTAATCAAGAGCAAACTAATAGTCAGCTTCAGGACAAAGCTGCTGACAAACCTAAAGACAAG AAACTCAGAAAGAAGCTGGACGACAGCTCCAGTAACAGCGATAGTGAGTCTGGCTCATCATCGGATACCTCTAGTGAAGGTGTAAGTAGCAGTGACTCTGAAGACGATGATGATGACGACGATGAAGAGGATGATGATGATCAAAGCAATGAAGAAAGTGAGGATGATGACTCTAACTCTGAAAGTGAAGCAAGAGTGAAAGACAAGACAAAG GTGTTGATGCAAAATGTGAAAGAAGCCAAAAAGGATGGCCAAAAGGCAGTTGAAGATAAGGAACCCCAGGATAAAACGACAAACCAACAGCGACATTTTGCTTCTGATCCCGAGACTCGGAAGCAGCCCCAGGTTTTGTCACAGCAACTCCCCCTTGTTTTCCAAAGCTCAGAGGCCAAGGATGAGATGGGAAAGAAGCACCTGAGTGTCATTCATTCCACAGGGCTTGCAGCCAGTACAAAACCCTTGGCTTTGGTCACTCAAGCAAGAAAGGAGTCCTTTCCTAAACCACATTTTTCTTCATTGGAAATTCTCAATACGgggaataaaaatacaacagagGAGCCTGGCTCACAGATTAATGATTTGAGATTGAAGCAG TCTTTCTACTTGCAGGAACAGTTCAAACTGGCATTTCCAGTGCAACTGAAGAAACAACAAGAATTGTATAAGAACCAGAAGAAAGTAGCTTCAGCTTTGTCCAGTCCTAAACCCACCACAGATTCCCCAGCCAGTCAGAAGCTGACCCCTGCTAACAGAAACCATTCAAATATCTTCCTCTCTAATACACTTTTGGGGCATCATCAGCCCAACGGGGTGATCCAGAGTGCTATCCAGGACTCCCCCTTAGCACTTACCACCAAACCCCGAAGTCAGCCAAAATCCAACGACAAGCCGGTTCTAAATTCCAGCAGCGCATCCTTTCCATCACCAGTAAACTTGTGTACAAGTGGAAAAAATCATTCCAGCAATCAGATGATGCCAACCAGGCCATCTACCTCTCCTGCTTTATCCAGGGTGTCCGGGAAAGATAAGGCAATCGGTGCTATGGTAACTCCTGTAGGAAAAGCCCCGTCTCACCTAGTGCAGTCTTTGCTGGATCAGTTCCGGGGGGCAGAGTCGGACATTCCCAGCAGCAAGGACTCTGATGATTCCATTGAGGACGAGGATGATGAAGACGATGACGAGGATGACGATGACGAAGATGAGGAGGACGAGGAAGATTCTGATGATAGCCAGTCAG AGTCTGTAAGCAATTTTGATTCCGACTCGGATGGTTCAGAGGATGATGAAAAGGACCATGAGGAGATAGAAACAGATACTGAAGGAGAGAAAACTcctttaaaactaaacaaaacagctcCTTCACCTACCAACTGTACACCTCTGAACCTTCAAGTAATAAAGACCCCGAACTCTGCTCCTTCTGCCTTACTGACTGTGCCAGGGTCACCAGCCTATCACAGCACTCCGTCATCTTCGTACACTCACTCCACATCACCAG gctCTGCTAAAAGGAGGAGGGTAACTGATGAACGGGAGCTACAAATTCCTCTAGAATATGG ATGGCAGAGAGAGGCAAGGATAAGAGAAATTGGTGGTCGTCTGCAAGGGGAGGTAGCATATTATGCCCCATGTGGAAAGAAACTGCGACAGTACCCTGAAGTAATGAAG tACCTTACCAGAAATGGAATAACAGACATCACACGAGATAATTTTAGCTTCAGTGCAAAAATAAGGGTTGGGGACTTCTATGAAGCCAGAGATGGACCTCAG GGTATGCAGTGGAGCTTGTTGAACAAGGAGGAGGTTATCCCTCGTATACGAGCTATGGAGGGGCGAAGAGGGCGCCCCCCAAACCCAGATCGAATGCGTTCCGGTGACGGATCTAGAATGAGGCGCAGGAAAGGACGACCTCCTAACGTTGGGGCCTCTGAGATCCTCAGCAACACTGATGCCAAACTGATCAGAAGACTAGAAGCTCAAG AAATAGCCAGGCAAGCAGCCCAGATTAAACTGATGCGAAAACTTGAAAAGCAAGCACTGGCACGTGCTGCTAAAGAAGCAAGGAAACAGCAAG caaTCATGGCAGCTGAGGAAAAGCGAAAACAGAAGGAgcaaataaagatttttaaacagCAG gAGAAGATCAAACGAATCCAGCAAATAAGACTGGAAAAAGAGCTTCGAGCTCAGCAAATTCTTGAg gaGAAAGAAATGAGAAGGCAACAAGCTATACTTTTGAAGCACCAG gagcgagagaggagaaggCAACATATGATGCTGTTGAAAGCTGTGGATGCTAGAAAGAAAGCTGAG GAGAAAGAACGATTAAAGCAGGAAAAAAAGGATGAGAAACGTTTAAATAAGGAACGGAAATTGGAGCTGAGGAGACTGGAACTGGAGATTGCGAAGGAGCTGAAGAAGCCAAATGAGGATATGTGCTTAGCAGATCATAAG CCACTTCCAGAGCTGAATCGCATTCCCGGCCTCGTGCTGAACGGAAGCACCTTTTCAGATTGCCTGATGGTAGTGCAGTTCCTGCGTACCTTTGGGAAGGTTCTTGGCTTTGATATCAGTGTGGATGTCCCTCACCTGAGCGTGCTTCAGGAGGGGCTGCTCAATGTGGGAGACAGCATGGGAGAAGTGCAGGACCTGCTAGTGAGGCTCCTGTCAGCTGTCGTTTGTGATCCAGGACTGCCACCTGGCTGCCGC GCAAAAACTGCTCTTGGTGACCATTTGACAAACATTGGGATTAACCGGGATAATGTGTCGGAGATTCTGCAGATATACATGGAGGCACACTGTGGTCAGACAGAGCTCACTGAAAGCCTGGAGACAAAAGCTTTCCAGGCACACACTCCAATGCAGAAAGCATCAATTCTGGCTTTCCTTGTGAATGAGTTGGCATGCAGCAAGAGTGTAGTGAG tgagatTGACAAAAACATCGACCATATGTCTAATTTAAGAAGGGACAAGTGGATAGTTGAAGGCAAGCTCCGGAA GCTGAGGATTATTCATGCCAAGAAAACAGGAAAAAGGGACACAAGTGGATGTGCAGACGGGGGGGAGGAGCAGCAGGCCCTGGGCACCCCCACTGCTGGGCGCAAACGCAAGCAGAAAGGAGGGGACagtgatgacgatgatgatgatgatgatgatgatgatagtgaCGAGCAGGgggatgaggaggaggatgaagaagATGAcggaaagaaaggaaagaaagtgGAAGCTTGTGAAGATGAG GATGATGGGTACCAGACCACCAGTGTTGAGGAACTGGAAAAACAGATTGAAAAACTCACCAAG CAACAGAGCCAGTTCAGAAGGAAACTGTTTGAATCGTCTCATTCCTTGCGGTCAATGATGTTTGGTCAGGATCGATATAAGCGCAGGTACTGGGTTTTGCCCCAGTGTGGTGGAGTTTTTGTGGAGGCCCTGGAAAGTGGAGAAG GTCAAGAGGAACtggcaaaagagagagagagactgaagaaTGCAGAAATGATCCAGGTCAAGGAAGAGCCCCCTGAGGTACCAGAGGAGAAGCCTCTTGACATTATCAGTCTCAACATCGGCGGTGCAGAGAGCAGGGAGAAGGGAAAGCAGAAGGACAATCCTAATCTATTCTTGCAGAAGCCAGGCTCCTTCTCCAAACTCAGCAAACTCTTGGAAGTAGCAAAAATGTCTCCAGAGTTGGACACGTTGAACCAGAAACCAAACGGGAGCCAAGCCAGCATCCCCACAATGATCCCTTCTCCCAGTCACACTATTTCACAAAGCGCACTGAGCCCACAGCCGGCTGTTTCCCAGGGCTGCTCAGACTCCAAGCCGGACTCTACCTTGAACCTGTTTAATCCTCACCTGAACAGCCCAGGGAAGTTTTACAGTTCTCCGCTGCTTCCAAATGACCAGCTTTTAAGGGTACTGACAGAGAAAAGTGGACAGTGGTTTAGCCTTTTACCAAGGACACCTTGCGATGACACCTCTGTAACCCATCCCACCATGCCTACAACATCCTCCCCCAAGTCTTCAACAATGAGATCTAAATCTCCTTCCCCATCTCCAGCACCTATACTGGTGTCTGGATCACCACAACACCCAGTGGGGCTCAACCCCTTTGCATTTTCAGCACTTCAG ATGAAACCTGGCTTGCACCTAATGGGGCTTCCCTTTTGTGGATGGCCCTCTGGAATGCTGAGTCCAAATCTGCCCTTCACTAGTTCTCCACTACCGCATGCGCTGAATTCAGGATTCGGAGTGACAGAGGGAAATCACAATCCCTTCTTGGCAGCCAGCGTTTCCACAAGTAAAAGCGAGTCTCCTGTGCCACAAAATGAGAAGCCCCCATCTGCCCCCTCTCCAGCAATTGAAGTAGCGAAGCCTGTGGACTATCCCTGTCCAAGGCCCATTCCAGAAG AAATGCAGACTGGTTGGTGGAGAGTCACAGATGCAGAGGAACTTAGAACGTTGGTTAAAGTATTACATCTCAGAGGAATAAGGGAAAAAGCCTTGCAGAAGCAAATTCAAAAACACATGGATTACATCAGCCAAGCTTGCTCTAAGAATagagatg TTGCCATTATGGAGATAAGTAACAATGAAGAAAACCAAGTAACTCAGGAAACTTTGGAGAGCTGGTGTGTAGAAGAGCAGGCAATGGACATGGATATAGCAATTCTGCAGCAAGTGGAAGAGCTGGAAAGGAGAGTAGCTTCCGCAAGCCTGCAAGTCAAG GGGTGGATCTATCCAGAGCCTCACTCGGAGAGGGAAGATCTGGTGTACTACGAGCACAAGCCACTCACTAAGTTGAAGCCTGAAGAAGATAATGTAGGGGAAAAACAAGACTGCAGTGATAGCAGCATTGTGCGCCACATCAACAACCCCCTAGATATAGCTGTAACCAGGCTGGCTGAATTGGAGAGGAACATTGAGCGAAGGTATCTGAAGAGCCCCTTAAGTACCACCATTCAGATCAAACTGGATAATGTGGGCACAGTTACTGTCCCTGCTCCTGCACCATCCAATAGTGGTGATGGTGACGG AGGTGAAGAGGATATTGCTCCGGGCCTCAAAGTGTGGAGGAAGGCATTGAGTGAGGTGCGCAGTGCTGCTCAGGTGGCTCTCTGTATTcagcagctgcagaaatcaaTTGCCTGGGAGAAATCCATCATGAAAGTT TACTGCCAAATTTGCCGAAAGGGAGATAATGAAGAACTACTCTTGCTATGTGATGGTTGTGACAAAGGATGTCATACTTACTGTCATAGACCCAAGATAACCACAATACCTGAGGGTGACTGGTTTTGTCCTGCCTGCATTGCGAAG GCAAGTGGTCAGTCCCCAAGGAGCAAAAAGCTCCAAAACCGAGGAGTGAGAAAAGGCAATGACGTGAAATGCAGCAAGAAGCTGTCCGTGGCTGGAGATGTCTCGGAGGATGATGCTGCAAGTACAAGCAGTACTCCAAAGAAAGGGGGCAAAGAGCCCAAAAAGAGGAAAGGTGATGAAAATACATCCTTAAACCAGACCAAGCAGGAGAGCTCCTCCTGTGTGAAAAAAGCTAAAACAGCAAGAGATAACGCCAAGGATCTGGCTTTGTGCAG ccTTATCCTGTCTGAGTTGGAAACACATGAAGATGCATGGCCATTCTTGCTTCCTGTGAATTTGAAGCTTGTGTCTGGCTataaaaaagtaataaagaaaCCAATGGCCTTTGCAACCATTCGAGAGAAACTGGATAGCTGCCA GTACCAAAATCTTGAAGCATTTGTTGTGGATGTCAGACTAGTTTTTGATAACTGTGAAACTTTCAATGAAGATGATTCTGACATAGGAAGAGCTGGTCATAACATGAGAAGATTTTTTGAGATACGATGGACTGAACTTTTCCAAACAAGCTAA